The Dermacentor andersoni chromosome 1, qqDerAnde1_hic_scaffold, whole genome shotgun sequence genomic interval TTTTTCGCCTCTCACTACCTGTACGCACTTGGTAAGGCGTGTGCGAGTATTTATCGTACTTATCTGAGTGCATTCGCTAATGGTCGGAGGTGACTTTGAGTTCAAGCGTTCAATTTCGTGTTTAGCAGCAGTCGCATTGATTAACAAAGCTCGCTCCCTTGCCACTGTCACGGTATGCACATTATGCTGATATTCCTGACGCGGAGTTGTATGCAGCGTACGAATTGCATGTATCGATAGGTGTTATATGGCATCGGCATCTTGTGGCATGTATCGGTGTAGTCTGCGACGGTCCTGCATGATTTGTAGAGCTGAATGACTATTTATACGATGTTTCCGCTAAACTGTTGTTTGTCGTCGCAGTCCTTCCCTCTCGGAACTATTGCTGCTTCGCGTTGGATGCTACTGGGCGAATTTCTTGTTATTCGAAAGTGGGCGAAGTCATCGTTGCTAAAGTGTTTGACTGCGCGACTTCTTTCTTTACGACAGGATGGCGTCACGTGTGATGCTAAGGCGAGCACTGAGTGTCACGGGTGCATTGATGTCTCGACCCAACACTATGGCGAATGCACGCAGGCAACCCAGTTCAGACATGGCAGCATTTCGCGAAGTGTTTAAATCGGCCCGGCACGTAGTCGCACTTACGGGAGCCGGCATTAGTGCTGAGAGCGGCGTGCCAACTTTCCGTGGTGCTGGGGGCCTCTGGCGAAAGTATAATGCACAGGTGAGTTCACTCGCTTGCAGTGTTTTGCACATGAAGAAACACACATGTTTAGGTgtgcttttcatttcatttctaaATGCATTGTATAATTgctggctgttttttttttataagtcgCTTGCTAGCCAACAGCCATGAAATGCGATGTAGTAAAGTCTGTTTATTGGTGGCTGAAGTTCCGTGCGTGCTatgagtgatatatatatatatatcctgatTATGTGCACTTATTACGTTCACGTTTGCTTGTTACACTGTTTGCAAATCTCATAGTGTTTGACTATATAGTCACAACTTAGCCTAGGAGGCTATGGTCACAACGTACTCCCTGCTCATGTGACTTCATACAACTTCTGGGACTTTTCCATATTAGGATCTTGCTACACCAACTGCTTTCTTGGCTAACCCATCTCTGGTTTGGGAGTTCTACCACTACCGACGAGATCTAGTGCTACATAAACAGCCAAATGCGGTGAGGTTTATGCTGCTTCTGTATAGATTCTTGGTTGCTGTGTTCGTGAGATGCATATGTTCCGAAGTATCTGAACTGACCTTTAAGTGTTTCTGATAAAGCCGCTGTGCTTGCATAGCTGCTGTAGCTTCTTTCATATTGGAATCTATTGTCTATTCAGTGATGCTCACATTAAGTCTTGCTGAAACTAATAATGAAAAATGTGTTGTGCCCCTATGTACAGGAGCATTACAGTTGTTCATGCTCAAAGCTTAGGAAAACACATTCTGAATGTTTAAGAAAGGGGGGTGTAGTGAACGGATGCAGATCATAAAGCATGCATAATGCTGCACATTAATGAAAATGGAGGGAAGATGGTTTCACGCTCAAAATTTCTTAAATATTTTGTAAGTGATTATGCACTGACATAGTTACCATTTAATACCGGCTCTTTCAAGTTGATATGCGAGTGCAGACGAGTAACTTGCGATGAGTGTTGCTTCTGGACAGTGAAAGTGCAGTCGTGCTGCTGCACCTGTTCCACTGAGAATTAGGCACGCCATATAGGCAATGAAAGACAGTAATTCAAGCACGCAATCTCGACAAATTCTGTGGTGCGGTGTCTGCATGTTTTAATACTTGCATAGAGCTTGCTTATTGCAGTGTAAAAGTGCATCAATGTGTGCTAAAATATTGTCGTTCACTTGTTGGCAACTCTGTATTACTATTTAAAGCACAGTTTATTGGATCCTTAAACAGACTCAGTGCATGGTTTCGTTACTTGGAGCCAGTCTCAAGTTGACTTTGCAATTGGAAACTGGTTTTGGTGCTTAATGTGTGCACAGTGGTGCTTCGTATAACAAACTTAATTTTTTCTATGCACAGGTTTGTCCTGCGAGGCATTCGATCTGCGGAACATGCTTTCCTGTTGTTTACTATGAGAAACCAATCTATTCGTTTCTGGACCTCGGTTAATCATTCAAAAATGAGAAATGTTATGCACTataaacaaattgtcaatgtaTTTACCAAGGAAGGACATTGTTCAAAATCCGGAGAGAGGAGGTGGAGGAAAGGGGACCCTTTACACTACTGTTTACATGCATCTGCAGTTTTAGAAGCAATCCAATGCCACTATAATGAAATGACTTGTATAATGAGGGATTTTGCAAGCCCTAGCCAAATTGCTATCTGCCATGTGTTTGTGAATGCCTCTACACTGTATACCACTACAACAAATTTTCCTGTTAGCAAAGGAGTATAGGCATCCCCAAAGAGTGATTTATTGCTTTACAACAAATGCACATAGCGGTGCCACCATTTTCTTCTGTAGGCACCACAGAGCAGGGGTGCATATAGGAAATGCCACCATGCAGGAGAGTCCGGATGCTGCAGTACTTGTGGTAGTCCCTTACTTACAGCCAGTGTAATGATCTGCTCAGAAACATCGTTGAGGCTATCAAGGATGGAATGGAGGTTGACGAAGGCAGCAGAGCCTACAGACTAACCAAGAATTTTGACAAGGCAGGCAATGGCGGCATTTGACGCTCTGCAACTGTACCTTTTGTCACTCCTGGATTTTGCCACACAGCATGCCACTAACCTCATTACCATAACGTCGGTTACAGTCACACATTTCATCAAACGAAATGTGCAGAAGAAAATTGGTTACTTAAATCACTAAGTACCACTAGAATTCACGCtaaataaacattttcttttgccaAATATGCTTAGTCTACTCTATGGTGAGTCGTACGGTGCATTTTGCTTTACAACAAAGTGACCTGTGTAACGCAGAATTTTGTAGGTCCCAGGCACTTCTTTATAAAGGTGTTTAACTGTACTTCTTAGTTCAGTCTGCGTCAGCCTCCTTCAGCTAGATGGGACAAAAGACAGTGCCGTGAGGTATTTCCTCCTGTGTATATCCtatcctttctcctttttttaagATCCATGATGGAAGAACTGATCTAAAATCACCTGCCTCCTCCTTTTCTCCAGCATATTTATGAAGGAGGGACGAGGACTACGCAAATAACAAGGAAGGGTCGGGAGCAGCACAGGACCGCGAATGGGCATACACATCTGGTTTGTTCAAAGGAACCAGGTTGTGCAAGTTAAATATCACTAGTGAGCCCAGTTTGCTCTGCGATATGTTTGTTCGCTGAGGCACCACTGTACAGGCATGAAATTAGAATTTCTGGTTGCAGGGGTACATTTTGACAGAACAAAGTAGCCTGTCACTGTTACATTTTGTGCAAAAAGTGCTGTAGTTGAGTTGGAGGAGTGCATGTGCTTTCTGTTTAACTTCTGCATTCTTAGGAATCCAGTTTAAAAGCTTGCTATGCATTGTGTACAATAGAAAACAACATTTCGGGCTTTAGTTGTCATTGTGCTTACTTTGAGAATTGGTCTTTCTGTGCTTCCATGGACCAGCAGTTGCAGCTGCACACATATTTACACACAGTGAATCattttgcaaatatttttttactaGAACCACGTCTGTGACAATATAAGGTAAGGGTAGACTGTGAATGCTCAACGCTGCAATTTGTCCCTGACCAGAGCACTTTCGAGAAAATTGGCAATGATGACAATCAAAGCACAAGGAAGCATGCTTGCTAGAAATGGGGAAAGAGAAAGTGCTGACTGCAGTCATGTTTCTGCTGCGTGAGCAAGCCTGAGTGAACCTAACCCAGCAGTGCTAATGATGCAGCAAGAAGCACTTCATGATAGGCCTAGTCTCAAACACAGCATGTTTGTCATTTTTGTAATTTTCCACGCTAGGGAATTACCTTTGCTGCCATGGCTCCAGATATTGCCTTGACAAATGCATTTTTCTATACCTCTATTTCTTTAGATTAGCTTCCGTTCATGGGTATTGCTTTGCCATGTTTGACTAAACTTCCACCCTGCTTTTTATCATTGCTTATCTGCGTTATTTGCCAACTTGCTTATAAATTAAACAATTTGTCACCTTTAATACTCTGCATAACCCCCAGCCAAATTTATTTCTttcccctctctctttttttccacaGCAGTTGCAGAGTGCAAATTTTTTGTTTTGGTGTAAAAATAAATCTGTAAGGTAGTTACTGCTCACATTTGTGGTGACTACCTGTGTAACTGTGTCATCCTTTtctctttgttgttgtttctgtAGTTATAGCAGTTACAAACAAAGCAACCTGCTCAAATCAAGATTTTGTTATCATATAGAAACAGCTGAAGGAATAGTTCATTTACATGGTCTGTTTTACATTGTATGCTTGCCAGCAAGTTAGTTTGGCATGTGCTGACAAGTTTCTTTGACTCACCTCTAAGTACAAGCACCACTGTGTGTTTGAACATACTATATGATATGTGGCATAACTTCTGTGAGACAGACAAGCATGTTTGATTACTCACATATTGAATTGTTGTCGACTAAAGCAGTGATATACTTCATTCAAAATTGGCAATGCAGTGACTTTGTTCGTCATATTTTGTTTCGTTTCCTCTTGGGTGTCAGTGGTGTAGCATGTAGTATGATTGTTCCCTGTGCTTCCATAATGAAGCCTAAAATTAcgatgcatttatttttttgtctgtctGCGAGAATGTGTTCCCATGTGTTTTTTGAGAAAATCATTGGAAAAGTAATTGTTATTATTATGTTACATTGGCTTTCATAGACATGATGAAATGTCATTTTATATTTTCCTTTTTCCACAGGCGCACAAAGCTTTAGCAGAAGCTGAAAGTCACTTTGAGAAAGAAGGACGGACATTTGTTGTCATCACTCAAAACATTGATGAACTGCACAGGGCAGCTGGAACCAAAAACTTGTTGGAGCTTCATGGTACGTTTTTGAAAGATATATTGGTAATCGCTGAATATTTAGAAACTTTACTCTCCTTATACATTGATGCTGCAGTGTTGTGGTTCTGTAGTGAAGTGATATTGAACGGGCAAATTGGCAGCTAGGTTGGGCACTGGTGATTCTGTAATGCTACTTACTTTTTATTTTAAAGCAAGACTTCATGCAAGAAGGTCTCGTGCATTGAAGGCAAGTTCAAGATCCcatggcggtcaaaattaatctggactcccccactacggcatgcctcataatcaaattgtggttttagcacgtaacaccccaaaattcaattcagttcatgtAAGAAGTCTTATGCTTTAAgaatttgttcttgttttccatTTTAAAGAAATCCACATGTGTAACGAAAAAAACCACAGTTGGTGTCTTGAATAATCCACTACCCCTTAATTGCAGTCTTGTTGTAGCATCAAGGGTTGATGCTAATATATCTGATGtttttgtctgctttgaaaaaaGGGACTTTGTTCAAGACCAGGTGCACAAAGTGTGGGCACGTAGACGTCAACAAGGACAATCCCATCACTCCTGCCCTTGCCGGCAAAGGGTAGGTGAATCTCTTTCAGTTGATGCTTTTGCCATGAGTACATAGCATTTTGTCTTAAAGTGGATACGTATTTGAGAATTCTGGCATGACAGTAAATACTAGTACATATTCTATATAGTAAAAGTATCGCATACAACAACACTGGCatttcaacttgttcatttcactgTTATATACACTTATGCGTGTGCTTAGCTAAACTGCTTCTTATGGGCTGTTGACAACGACTGTGTTAACTAGTGTtgcagaagaaaacaaaacatccCTGTTGGTGTCCTTGAGCACAGGAGAAGAGATGCTCTTACAATAACGAATTTCCACGTTTGAATTCTCTGCTCTATTCAAAGAAAAATAATGTTCTCTTAAAGgctaactgcaatgaaattttggaTTGTGTAAGAAGCCTATTTTAAGACTAGTTTAGATATACAGGAGCATTTGCGCCATATCTGGTGTttaaaaatatgaacagaggcatTGCGGAAAAGCTTGCAAGAAAAGTCATTTCTCATACTGAAACTCATGGAAAGTGACACATGATCCAGAAACCGTGGCTCCTCGGCATGACCTCCGACATTAGGTGGTGCTCACCGCTTCCTGTGTCGCGCCGAGAAATCTTGTGGTGTGCTGGATTTTGTGTCATACTGACGACCACCAGGTGCATGCattgtctgcttaggtgctatttaaaggctgctaTAAGAAAATTATACAATTACCAGCCCCgtggctttgccaagattactgCAGTGCTATATACTACTCATTTGTAAGACATTTATCTTAATGGatatttcgttgcagttggcctttaaagcaCACATTCAAGCATCAGCCGGCCTGGCGCACATACTACACTTTTCCAACTTTTCCATGCCGTTAAAGAATTCAGTGGTGAAAATGCTGCACCTGTCTGCGTCAACTGGAGTTTGCTGCTCCATACTGCTCTGAGAGGATCTTTTTTGCCTAAATTGCCCCACTCCTGCACCACAATGTAGTTTCGGTGATGTGAAAATTGGGAAGCTACCACCCAATGCAATACAAAGCGAGGCGCTGCTGCATTCATTGGCCGCATTCGTTCATAGTGTTACCGCCAGCAAGATTGCCATTGTGACAGCCGACAGAATCGAATTGATTGCTACATTTACGTGTCAACCATAAGGCATGCATGAAACTacagtgtgggggggggggggggtgaccatGCTGGCTTCATGACTGCATGGTCAATGCATTAGTTTTACGCATCGAGGGCTGATGCGCGGTAGCATCTGTAGACAGATAGGTAATCAGTGTCCACTGTGCTTGTTTCTGTGGCTTGCTTGCAGCTATTGCACCATATTACTTTTTTTCAGAGAATTTGAGGTCATTGAATTTAGCATCGGGCATTATAACGACATGCATGGTGATCAGGTATTAAACCATGGTTTATGCACTTTGTCAGCCAAGTGTTTGGTAAAGCTCGTGGTAAAAAAGTTAACACAAACGAGCAAATGGTCTAGCCCTGCACGCCTTGTCCTGTGAAATTGCCCTGCGCCACTGATGTGCGCACATCAGTGGCGGAATAAAGAACATTATGTGCTTGCATTGGTGATTATGGTTCATAAAACAAATTTGCAGGTTACGCAGATTATCAAGCCTATGAAGCAATCCTtcctaaagagacactaaaaagCAAAGTAATTTCAGCCAGATTAGTAGATTACCCTTCAAAACAACAAGAGAGCCCCTCTTACTGTAAaaagaggcttggtaagccagaaaagatgcaaaagcgAAAGATGAGTGGTTCACGTCGTAGATTTTGACGGGGACTGCTCGGACCTAGATAACTTTTCCTCAGTGAAGTTGTACTACATTCCATCCTAGAAGAGTGGAGGACAGTACTTAGCAAATTTCAAGAATGTTTACTGGCCCACA includes:
- the Sirt4 gene encoding NAD-dependent protein deacylase sirtuin-5, mitochondrial, with translation MASRVMLRRALSVTGALMSRPNTMANARRQPSSDMAAFREVFKSARHVVALTGAGISAESGVPTFRGAGGLWRKYNAQDLATPTAFLANPSLVWEFYHYRRDLVLHKQPNAAHKALAEAESHFEKEGRTFVVITQNIDELHRAAGTKNLLELHGTLFKTRCTKCGHVDVNKDNPITPALAGKGAPDPDAPEAAIPVGELPRCKKCTGLLRPHVVWFGESLEPDVLAKANVELERCDLCLVIGTSSVVYPAAMFAPEVAARGVPVAEFNLESTPGTENFGFHFDGPCGTTLPKALAL